GACCTCCTCCCGACGATCGCGCGGCGGCGCCGTATCGCCTCGGAATCTGCGCGATAGGGCGCCGCCGACGGATGCCTGTTCAAAGCCTGCTGCAGCGGGCGCGGCTCGGACGCTACTTCAGGTTGGCGTTGGCGAAATCCCAGTTGACCAGGCTCCACCACGCCTCGACGTATTTCGCGCGCGCGTTGCGGTAGTCGATGTAGTAAGCGTGCTCCCACACGTCGCAGGTCAGGATCGGATGGATACCGTGGGCAACCGGGGTGTCGGCGTCGTGAGTCGCGATCACGTCCAGCGCGCCGTCGCCCTTCTGCACCAGCCAGGCCCATCCGCTGCCGAAATGAGTGGTCGCCGCATCGGAGAACTTCTTCTTGAAGGCGGCGAAGTCGCCGAAGGCTTTCTTGATCCCGTCGGCCACTTTGCCGGCCGGATCGCCCCCGCCGCGCGGCTTCATCGAGGTCCAGTAGAAACTGTGATTGAAGTGCTGGGCAGCGTTGTTGAAAAGACCGCCGGGGCCGGCCTCCTTGATGATTTGCTCGAGCGGCGCGTTCTCGAATTTGCCACCTTTGGTCAAGTTGTTGAGATTGGTGACATAGGTGGCGTGATGCTTGCCGTGATGGAACTCCAGGGTCTCGGCCGAGATATGGGGCGCCAGGGCGTCCACCGCGTAGGGCAGCTTGGGAAGTTCGAAAGCCATGATCAAGGTACCTTCCTTCTTTGGAGTATTTGAACTTGTGGAACCGCCGGCAAAATGCCGAAACGGCGTCGGCGGGCAGAACGAACAGCCCGCGCGTGCGCACTCGCAGCTGTAACAAAGGTTAAAGTAACCCGCCCGTCACGCGGCTTGCAAGTTTGCCGACAGGGGCCGCGAGACCCGCCAGGGACCGCGGCGCTAGAAGTCGCGGCGATTGTTGAGCGCGCTCGAAAGCGTGGCGGCGTCGCTGTACTCCAGGTCGCCGCCGGCCGGTAGGCCGCGCGCGAGGCGGGTGGTCTTGATTCCGAGCGGCTTGAGCAGCCGCGCCAGGTAGAGCGCTGTCGCTTCGCCCTCGACCGTGGCATTGGTCGCGATTATGACCTCGCGCACCGGTGCCGGACCCTGAAGCCGCATCAGCAGTTCCTTCATTTTCAGATCGTCGGGGCCGATCCCGTCGAGCGGCGCGACCGCGCCGTGCAGCACGTGATAGAGCCCGTTGAAACTGCGCGCTCGCTCGATCGCCATCAGGTCGGCGGGCCCCTCGACCACGCAAATCACGTCCTGTTCGCGCGCCGGGTCCTCGCAGATGCGGCAGCGCTGCGCGTCGGCAAGCGCGAAACATTGCGAGCAGAGCCCGACGCGCTCCTTCATCTCGAGCAGCGCCTCGGCAAGCGCGATAACCTCGTCGCGGGGGCGGTTAAGCAGGTTGAAGGCGAGGCGCGAGGCGGTCTTCTCGCCCACGCCGGGCAGCCGGGAGAGCTCGCGCACGAGCCGCATCATCGCGGGCGGCAGACCGTCGGCGCGCTTGAGATTGTTTTCGGCCATCGTTTGCGATTGTCGATCCGGTCCGAAGGGCCCGTGCGGACCTGGC
This region of Candidatus Binataceae bacterium genomic DNA includes:
- the recR gene encoding recombination mediator RecR, with amino-acid sequence MAENNLKRADGLPPAMMRLVRELSRLPGVGEKTASRLAFNLLNRPRDEVIALAEALLEMKERVGLCSQCFALADAQRCRICEDPAREQDVICVVEGPADLMAIERARSFNGLYHVLHGAVAPLDGIGPDDLKMKELLMRLQGPAPVREVIIATNATVEGEATALYLARLLKPLGIKTTRLARGLPAGGDLEYSDAATLSSALNNRRDF
- a CDS encoding superoxide dismutase; the protein is MAFELPKLPYAVDALAPHISAETLEFHHGKHHATYVTNLNNLTKGGKFENAPLEQIIKEAGPGGLFNNAAQHFNHSFYWTSMKPRGGGDPAGKVADGIKKAFGDFAAFKKKFSDAATTHFGSGWAWLVQKGDGALDVIATHDADTPVAHGIHPILTCDVWEHAYYIDYRNARAKYVEAWWSLVNWDFANANLK